Proteins from a genomic interval of Streptomyces sp. SID8374:
- a CDS encoding citrate synthase — translation MTDQPEPGRPDAPRLTTREAAELLGVKPETVYAYVSRGQLSSVRAAGGRGSTFDADEVRALARRSGRREPSPAGGDLVFRTGITLIEEDRYYFRGVDATELARRHSYEEVAEWLWTGELRPGIRFEAPPETLAAARRTVGALPAHSGSTDRLRVAVTAAAATDPLRFDLSPGAVLSSARSLIPTLVGALPVVGGAPEGEEGSPAPETGESALARAPEADGSSLARQLWPRLTARPVDAPALAVLDAALALLIDHDLAASTLAARVAASAHAHPYAVVSAGLGVLEGPLHGAASGLAHRMLQEAVDRGSAVPVVADHLRTGRRVPGLGHRLYRGEDPRARTLFALLEDVPQAAGALAAAREVVATTARHAPLHANIDLALAVLSVACGMAAEAGETVFAVSRTAGWIAHALEEYGERPLRIRPSGQYTGPRPPQPTP, via the coding sequence ATGACGGATCAACCAGAGCCCGGCCGACCGGACGCACCCCGGCTGACCACCCGTGAGGCGGCCGAGCTGCTGGGGGTGAAGCCGGAGACGGTGTACGCGTACGTCAGCCGGGGGCAGCTCAGCAGCGTGCGGGCGGCCGGGGGCCGGGGCAGCACCTTCGACGCCGACGAGGTGCGGGCCCTGGCCCGGCGCTCGGGGCGGCGCGAGCCGTCACCGGCCGGGGGCGACCTCGTGTTCCGTACCGGCATCACGCTCATCGAGGAGGACCGGTACTACTTCCGGGGCGTCGACGCGACGGAGCTGGCCCGGCGCCACAGCTACGAGGAGGTCGCGGAGTGGCTGTGGACCGGTGAGCTGCGCCCGGGCATCCGGTTCGAGGCGCCCCCGGAAACCCTGGCGGCCGCCCGCAGGACCGTCGGGGCGCTGCCCGCGCACAGCGGGTCGACGGACCGGCTGCGGGTGGCGGTGACCGCTGCCGCCGCCACGGATCCGCTGCGGTTCGACCTGTCGCCCGGGGCGGTGCTGAGCAGTGCGCGGAGCCTGATCCCGACGCTGGTGGGGGCGTTGCCGGTGGTCGGCGGCGCGCCGGAGGGCGAGGAGGGCTCCCCGGCACCTGAGACCGGCGAGTCTGCCCTGGCCCGGGCGCCCGAGGCCGACGGGAGTTCCCTGGCCCGGCAGCTGTGGCCCCGGCTGACCGCGCGGCCGGTGGACGCCCCGGCCCTCGCCGTCCTGGACGCGGCCCTGGCCCTGCTGATCGACCACGACCTGGCCGCCTCCACCCTGGCCGCCCGGGTCGCCGCCTCGGCGCACGCCCATCCGTACGCGGTGGTCTCCGCCGGCCTCGGGGTCCTGGAGGGCCCGCTGCACGGCGCCGCCAGCGGACTGGCCCACCGCATGCTCCAGGAGGCCGTGGACCGGGGCAGCGCGGTCCCCGTGGTCGCCGACCACCTGCGGACCGGGCGCCGGGTTCCGGGCCTGGGCCACCGGCTCTACCGGGGTGAGGACCCCCGGGCCCGCACCCTGTTCGCCCTGCTGGAGGACGTGCCACAGGCGGCCGGGGCGCTGGCGGCGGCCCGTGAGGTGGTCGCCACGACCGCCCGCCACGCGCCGCTGCACGCCAACATCGACCTGGCGCTCGCCGTCCTCTCCGTGGCCTGCGGGATGGCGGCGGAGGCGGGCGAGACGGTGTTCGCGGTCTCCCGCACGGCGGGGTGGATCGCGCACGCGCTGGAGGAGTACGGGGAGCGCCCGCTGCGGATCAGACCGAGCGGGCAGTACACCGGCCCCCGGCCGCCGCAGCCCACGCCGTGA
- a CDS encoding sensor histidine kinase: MNAPPTSGRGPRRFGWPQRVFSQVLLMQLAIITGVTVLVTGLFLAPLSAQLDDEAMRRALAIAQSTAARPGIAEDLRTTEPSALGPVQSAAEQIRRATGAEYVVVMDRRGVRWSHPEADRIGEVVSTDPGDALRGREVMEIDSGTLGRSARGKVPLHGAGDEVVGAVSVGIEYDSVRARLLGAIPGLLAYAGTALAVGALAAYLISRRLQRQTHDLAFSDISALLTEREAMLHSIREGVVALDGTGRIRLLNDEAQRLLGLGPEAAGRPLEEVLAGGRTADVLAGRVVGEDLLTVRGSRVLLANRMETDDGGAVVTLRDRTELEHLGRELDSTTGLIDALRAQDHEHANRLHTLLGLLELEMHEDAMEFVTEVVGVHRATAEQVTEKVRDPLLAALLVGKATVAAERGVSLRLAPGTLLPDRVVDPRGLVTVVGNLVDNATDAAAGSADARIEVGLRAEGRTVELRVRDSGPGIAPEQHASIFTEGWSTKDLPAHGKRGLGLPLVRRLAERQGGSVAVSAADGGGAEFTVVLPEALAAPEPVDEVLTGENR; this comes from the coding sequence ATGAACGCCCCACCGACCTCCGGCCGGGGACCGCGCCGGTTCGGCTGGCCGCAGCGAGTCTTCTCGCAGGTCCTGCTGATGCAGCTGGCCATCATCACGGGCGTCACCGTGCTGGTCACCGGCCTGTTCCTGGCCCCCCTCAGCGCCCAGCTGGACGACGAGGCGATGCGCCGCGCCCTGGCCATCGCCCAGAGCACGGCCGCCCGGCCCGGCATCGCCGAGGACCTGCGCACCACCGAGCCGTCCGCGCTCGGCCCCGTACAGTCCGCCGCCGAGCAGATCAGGCGGGCCACCGGCGCGGAGTACGTCGTCGTGATGGACCGCCGGGGCGTGCGCTGGTCGCACCCGGAGGCGGACCGGATCGGCGAGGTGGTCTCCACCGACCCCGGGGACGCGCTCCGGGGCCGGGAGGTCATGGAGATCGACAGCGGGACCCTGGGCCGCTCTGCCCGGGGCAAGGTGCCACTGCACGGCGCCGGGGACGAGGTGGTCGGCGCGGTCTCGGTCGGGATCGAGTACGACAGCGTCCGCGCCCGCCTCCTGGGCGCGATCCCGGGGCTCCTCGCGTACGCCGGAACAGCCCTGGCGGTCGGCGCTCTCGCCGCGTACCTGATCTCCCGACGGCTGCAACGGCAGACCCATGACCTGGCGTTCTCCGACATCTCCGCGCTGCTGACCGAGCGCGAGGCGATGCTGCACTCCATCCGCGAGGGGGTCGTCGCACTCGACGGGACGGGCCGGATCCGGCTGCTGAACGACGAGGCGCAGCGGCTGCTCGGGCTCGGCCCCGAGGCGGCGGGACGGCCGCTGGAAGAGGTGCTGGCCGGCGGCCGGACGGCGGACGTGCTGGCAGGGCGGGTGGTCGGCGAGGACCTGCTGACCGTCCGGGGGAGCCGGGTGCTGCTGGCCAACCGGATGGAGACGGACGACGGCGGGGCCGTGGTCACCCTGCGCGACCGGACCGAGCTGGAACACCTCGGCCGCGAACTCGACTCCACCACCGGGCTGATCGACGCGCTGCGCGCCCAGGACCATGAGCACGCCAACCGGCTCCACACCCTGCTGGGGCTGCTGGAGCTGGAGATGCACGAGGACGCCATGGAGTTCGTGACGGAGGTGGTGGGCGTCCACCGGGCGACGGCGGAGCAGGTCACGGAGAAGGTGCGGGACCCGCTGCTGGCCGCGCTGCTCGTCGGCAAGGCGACGGTGGCCGCGGAGCGCGGTGTCTCGCTGCGGCTGGCGCCCGGCACGCTGCTGCCGGACCGGGTGGTGGACCCGCGCGGCCTGGTCACGGTGGTCGGCAACCTCGTCGACAACGCCACGGACGCGGCGGCCGGGTCGGCGGACGCCCGGATCGAGGTGGGGCTGCGGGCCGAGGGCCGTACGGTGGAGCTGCGGGTACGGGACAGCGGCCCCGGGATCGCCCCGGAGCAGCACGCGTCGATCTTCACCGAGGGCTGGTCCACCAAGGACCTCCCGGCCCACGGCAAACGGGGCCTGGGGCTCCCCCTGGTCCGCAGGCTCGCGGAGCGCCAGGGAGGCAGCGTGGCGGTCTCGGCGGCGGACGGCGGGGGCGCGGAGTTCACGGTCGTCCTCCCGGAGGCGCTGGCCGCGCCGGAACCGGTGGATGAGGTCCTGACAGGAGAGAACCGGTGA
- a CDS encoding citrate synthase, which translates to MTTTPVVPAVPRGLAGVVVTDTALGDVRGREGFYHYRQFSAIELAETRSFEDVWYLMFHGELPDRAAAADFTARTAKLRALPAEVREALPAIARAGAVSGPLAGLRTALSLLGAAGGYRPVYDLDAGSRRADALAACAAVPTILTALQRLGEGLEPVEPREDLPYAANYLYMLTGTEAEPERVRAVEQYLISTVDHGFNASTFTARVVASTGADVAACLVAAVGALSGPLHGGAPSRALDTLDAIGTPDRIDGWIREQVLSGRRIMGFGHPVYRTEDPRSRMLKSIAQGFGGPLVDFAVEVEQQVEAILAELKPGRELHTNVEFYAGVVMELCGLPRTMFTPTFCAARVIGWSANILEQAEDSKIIRPAARYIGTPPPQPVPAP; encoded by the coding sequence ATGACCACCACCCCTGTCGTCCCCGCCGTCCCCCGCGGTCTCGCCGGCGTCGTCGTCACCGACACCGCCCTCGGCGACGTCCGCGGGCGCGAGGGCTTCTACCACTACCGGCAGTTCTCGGCGATCGAACTCGCGGAGACCCGCAGCTTCGAGGACGTCTGGTACCTGATGTTCCACGGCGAGCTGCCCGACCGGGCGGCGGCCGCCGACTTCACCGCCCGCACGGCGAAGCTGCGCGCGCTCCCCGCCGAGGTACGCGAGGCGCTGCCCGCCATCGCCCGCGCGGGCGCCGTCTCAGGGCCGCTCGCCGGACTCCGTACGGCCCTGTCGCTGCTCGGAGCCGCCGGCGGATACCGCCCGGTCTACGACCTGGACGCCGGGAGCCGCCGCGCGGACGCGCTGGCCGCCTGCGCCGCCGTACCCACGATCCTCACCGCGCTCCAGCGCCTCGGCGAGGGGCTCGAACCCGTCGAACCCCGCGAGGACCTGCCGTACGCGGCCAACTACCTCTACATGCTCACCGGTACGGAGGCGGAGCCCGAGCGGGTCCGGGCCGTGGAGCAGTATCTGATCTCCACCGTGGACCACGGCTTCAACGCCTCCACGTTCACCGCCCGGGTCGTCGCCTCCACCGGCGCCGACGTCGCCGCCTGCCTGGTCGCCGCCGTCGGCGCGCTCTCCGGACCGCTGCACGGCGGAGCCCCCAGCCGGGCGCTGGACACCCTGGACGCCATCGGCACCCCGGACCGCATCGACGGCTGGATCCGCGAACAGGTCCTCTCCGGCCGCCGCATCATGGGCTTCGGCCACCCCGTCTACCGCACCGAGGACCCGCGCTCCCGGATGCTCAAGTCCATCGCGCAGGGCTTCGGCGGGCCGCTCGTCGACTTCGCCGTCGAGGTCGAACAGCAGGTGGAGGCCATCCTCGCCGAGCTCAAGCCGGGGCGTGAGCTGCACACCAACGTCGAGTTCTACGCCGGGGTCGTCATGGAGCTCTGCGGGCTGCCGCGCACGATGTTCACGCCCACCTTCTGTGCGGCGCGGGTGATCGGGTGGAGCGCCAATATCCTGGAGCAGGCGGAGGACTCGAAGATCATCCGCCCGGCGGCCCGCTACATCGGCACACCCCCGCCGCAGCCGGTCCCCGCGCCCTGA
- a CDS encoding DNA topoisomerase IV subunit A, which produces MARRSTKTPPPDDFEEKILDIDVVDEMQGSFLEYAYSVIYSRALPDARDGMKPVHRRIVSQMNEMGLRPDRGYVKCARVVGEVMGKLHPHGDASIYDALVRMAQPFSMRLPLVDGHGNFGSLGNDDPPAAMRYTECRMADATSLMTEAIDEDTVDFQSNYDGQEREPVVLPAAYPNLLVNGVSGIAVGMATNMPPHNLGEVIAAARHLIKHPGADVETLMRFVPGPDLPTGGRIVGLNGIKDAYTGGRGTFKIRATVAVEDVTARRKGLVVTELPFTVGPEKVIAKIKDLVSAKKLQGIADVKDLTDRAHGLRLVIEVKNGFVPEAVLEQLYKLTPMEESFGINNVALVDGQPLTLGLKELLEVYLDHRFEVVRRRSEFRRTKRRDRLHLVEGLIVALLDIDEVIRIIRDSDNSAQAKERLMAHFSLSEIQTQYILDTPLRRLTRFDRIELESERDKLNAEIEALTAILESDAELRKLVSTELAAVAKKFGTDRRTVLLESAGSQIASVPLEVADDPCRVLLSSTGLLARTANAEPVEISEDARRTKHDVIVSAVAATARGDVGAVTSTGRLLRLSVIDLPQLPDTHAEPNLSGGAMISEFLNLEADEELICLTTLDEASPGLAIGTLQGVVKRVVPDYPANKDELEVITLKDGDRIVGATELRTGEEDLVFITSDAQLLRYPAASVRPQGRAAGGMAGVKLGAGAEVLSFTAVDPASDAIVFTVAGSHGTLDDSVLTSKLTPFDQYPRKGRATGGVRCQRFLKGEDVLVFAWAGATPARAAQKNGTPAKLPEPDPRRDGSGTPLLEKVAVIAGPPL; this is translated from the coding sequence ATGGCCCGCCGTAGCACGAAGACCCCGCCGCCGGACGACTTCGAGGAGAAGATCCTCGACATCGACGTCGTCGACGAAATGCAGGGCTCCTTCCTCGAGTACGCGTACTCGGTGATCTACTCCAGGGCCCTGCCCGACGCCCGCGACGGCATGAAGCCGGTGCACCGGCGCATCGTGTCCCAGATGAACGAGATGGGACTGCGCCCCGACCGCGGCTATGTGAAGTGCGCGCGCGTCGTCGGCGAGGTCATGGGCAAGCTGCACCCCCACGGTGACGCGTCGATCTACGACGCCCTGGTGCGGATGGCGCAGCCCTTCTCGATGCGGCTCCCGCTGGTCGACGGCCACGGCAACTTCGGTTCCCTCGGCAACGACGACCCGCCGGCCGCCATGCGGTACACCGAGTGCCGGATGGCCGACGCCACGTCGCTGATGACCGAGGCGATCGACGAGGACACCGTCGACTTCCAGTCGAACTACGACGGTCAGGAGCGCGAGCCGGTCGTCCTCCCGGCGGCCTACCCCAACCTCCTGGTCAACGGGGTCTCGGGGATCGCGGTCGGCATGGCGACCAACATGCCCCCGCACAACCTGGGCGAGGTCATCGCCGCCGCCCGCCACCTCATCAAGCACCCGGGCGCCGACGTCGAGACGCTGATGCGTTTCGTCCCCGGCCCCGACCTGCCCACCGGCGGCCGTATCGTCGGCCTCAACGGCATCAAGGACGCGTACACGGGAGGCCGCGGCACGTTCAAGATCCGCGCCACCGTCGCCGTGGAGGACGTGACGGCACGCCGCAAGGGCCTCGTCGTCACCGAACTGCCCTTCACCGTCGGCCCGGAGAAGGTGATCGCCAAGATCAAGGACCTGGTCTCGGCGAAGAAGCTCCAGGGCATCGCCGACGTCAAGGACCTCACCGACCGGGCGCACGGCCTGCGTCTGGTCATCGAGGTGAAGAACGGCTTCGTGCCGGAAGCGGTGCTGGAGCAGCTCTACAAGCTGACGCCGATGGAGGAGTCCTTCGGCATCAACAACGTGGCGCTGGTCGACGGGCAGCCGCTCACCCTGGGCCTCAAGGAGCTGCTGGAGGTCTATCTCGACCACCGCTTCGAGGTGGTGCGCCGGCGCAGCGAGTTCCGCCGCACCAAGCGCCGCGACCGGCTGCACCTGGTCGAAGGTCTGATCGTCGCCCTCCTCGACATCGACGAGGTCATCCGGATCATCCGGGACAGCGACAACTCGGCGCAGGCGAAGGAGCGCCTGATGGCGCACTTCTCGCTGAGCGAGATCCAGACGCAGTACATCCTGGACACCCCGCTGCGCCGGCTCACCCGCTTCGACCGGATCGAGTTGGAGAGCGAGCGCGACAAGCTCAACGCTGAGATCGAGGCGCTGACCGCGATCCTGGAGTCGGACGCGGAGCTGCGCAAGCTGGTCTCCACGGAGCTGGCCGCGGTGGCGAAGAAGTTCGGCACGGACCGGCGCACGGTGCTGCTGGAGTCGGCCGGTTCGCAGATCGCCTCCGTGCCGCTGGAGGTCGCCGACGACCCGTGCCGGGTGCTGCTCTCCTCGACCGGGCTGCTGGCCCGTACGGCCAACGCGGAGCCGGTCGAGATCTCCGAGGACGCCCGGCGCACCAAGCACGACGTGATCGTCTCGGCGGTCGCGGCGACGGCGCGCGGCGATGTGGGGGCGGTGACCTCCACCGGGCGGCTGCTGCGGCTCTCGGTGATCGACCTGCCGCAGCTGCCGGACACGCACGCGGAGCCCAACCTGTCGGGCGGGGCGATGATTTCGGAGTTCCTGAATCTGGAGGCGGACGAGGAGCTGATCTGCCTCACGACGCTGGACGAGGCATCGCCCGGGCTGGCGATCGGGACGCTCCAGGGTGTGGTGAAGCGCGTCGTGCCGGACTATCCGGCCAACAAGGACGAGCTGGAGGTCATCACCCTCAAGGACGGTGACCGCATCGTGGGCGCGACCGAGCTGCGTACGGGCGAGGAGGACCTGGTCTTCATCACCTCCGACGCCCAGCTCCTGCGCTACCCGGCGGCTTCGGTGCGTCCGCAGGGCCGGGCCGCCGGAGGCATGGCGGGCGTCAAGCTGGGGGCGGGGGCCGAGGTGCTGTCGTTCACGGCGGTGGACCCGGCGTCGGACGCGATCGTGTTCACGGTGGCCGGTTCGCACGGGACGCTGGACGACTCGGTGCTGACATCGAAGCTCACCCCGTTCGACCAGTACCCGCGCAAGGGCCGGGCGACCGGCGGGGTGCGCTGCCAGCGGTTCCTGAAGGGTGAGGACGTTTTGGTCTTCGCCTGGGCGGGCGCCACCCCGGCCCGCGCCGCGCAGAAGAACGGCACCCCGGCGAAGCTGCCGGAGCCGGACCCGCGCCGCGACGGCTCGGGCACGCCGCTGCTGGAGAAGGTGGCCGTGATCGCGGGGCCGCCGCTGTAG
- a CDS encoding response regulator yields the protein MIQVLIVDDDLRVAEINAAYVAKVAGFRVAAQAHSAAQALAVVEEVPVDLILLDHYLPDRNGLAVVRELRRLGRQVDVIMVTAARDVATVQDAMRHGALQYLVKPFTYAGLRSKLEAYAALRHTLDGGGQAEQAEVDRLFGALWAAGEPELPKGHSPTTAELVRRALRDADGPLSAQEIAESAGMSRQTAQRYLKLLERTGKVRLTLRYGETGRPEHRYSWA from the coding sequence GTGATCCAGGTCCTGATCGTGGACGACGACCTCCGGGTGGCGGAGATCAACGCGGCGTACGTCGCCAAGGTCGCCGGATTCCGGGTGGCCGCGCAGGCCCACTCGGCGGCGCAGGCGCTGGCCGTGGTCGAGGAGGTGCCCGTGGACCTGATCCTGCTGGACCACTACCTCCCGGACCGCAACGGTCTCGCCGTCGTGCGGGAGCTGCGCCGGCTGGGCCGCCAGGTCGACGTGATCATGGTGACCGCCGCCCGGGACGTGGCGACCGTGCAGGACGCGATGCGGCACGGCGCGCTCCAGTACCTGGTCAAGCCGTTCACGTACGCCGGTCTGCGCTCCAAGCTGGAGGCGTACGCGGCGCTGCGCCACACCCTCGACGGCGGCGGGCAGGCCGAGCAGGCTGAGGTGGACCGGCTCTTCGGCGCCCTGTGGGCGGCGGGCGAGCCGGAGCTGCCCAAGGGCCACTCCCCCACCACCGCCGAGCTCGTACGGCGGGCGCTGCGCGACGCGGACGGCCCGCTCTCCGCCCAGGAGATCGCGGAGAGCGCGGGGATGAGCCGGCAGACGGCACAGCGCTATCTGAAGCTGCTGGAGCGGACGGGGAAGGTCCGGCTGACGCTGCGGTACGGCGAGACGGGCCGCCCGGAACACCGCTACTCCTGGGCGTAG
- a CDS encoding pitrilysin family protein → MPMGHTATAQAGSGGLTATEHRLANGLRVVLSEDHLTPVAAVCLWYDVGSRHEVKGRTGLAHLFEHLMFQGSGQVKGNGHFELVQGAGGSLNGTTSFERTNYFETMPTHQVELALWLEADRMGSLLAALDEESMENQRDVVKNERRQRYDNVPYGTAFEKLTALAYPEGHPYHHTPIGSMADLDAATLEDARAFFRTYYAPNNAVLSIVGDIDPEQTLAWVEKYFGSIPSHDGKQPPRDGTLPEIIGEQLREVVHEEVPARALMAAYRLPHDGTRACDAADLALTVLGGGESSRLHNRLVRRDRTAVAAGFGLLRLAGAPSLGWLDVKTSGGVEVETIEAAVDEELARFAEEGPSPEEMERAQAQLEREWLDRLGTVAGRADELCRYAVLFGDPQLALSAVGRVLDITAEEVRAAARAALRPDNRAVLVYEPIEPAEDADEATDAPEGADK, encoded by the coding sequence ATGCCCATGGGTCACACGGCCACAGCACAGGCCGGCTCCGGCGGCTTGACAGCGACCGAGCACCGCCTGGCCAACGGCCTGCGTGTGGTGCTCTCCGAGGACCATCTGACCCCGGTCGCCGCGGTCTGCCTCTGGTACGACGTCGGTTCGCGCCACGAGGTCAAGGGGCGCACCGGTCTGGCTCACCTCTTCGAGCACCTGATGTTCCAGGGCTCGGGACAGGTCAAGGGGAACGGTCACTTCGAGCTCGTCCAGGGGGCCGGCGGCTCGCTCAACGGGACGACCAGCTTCGAGCGGACCAACTACTTCGAGACCATGCCCACCCACCAGGTGGAGCTGGCCCTCTGGCTGGAAGCCGACCGTATGGGCTCCCTCCTCGCCGCCCTCGACGAGGAGTCCATGGAGAACCAGCGCGACGTCGTCAAGAACGAACGGCGCCAGCGCTACGACAACGTGCCCTACGGCACCGCGTTCGAGAAGCTCACCGCCCTCGCCTACCCCGAGGGCCACCCGTACCACCACACCCCGATCGGCTCCATGGCCGACCTGGACGCGGCCACGCTGGAGGACGCCCGCGCGTTCTTCCGTACGTACTACGCGCCCAACAACGCGGTGCTCTCCATCGTCGGGGACATCGACCCCGAGCAGACCCTCGCCTGGGTCGAGAAGTACTTCGGCTCCATCCCGTCCCACGACGGCAAGCAGCCGCCGCGCGACGGCACCCTGCCCGAGATCATCGGCGAGCAGCTGCGCGAAGTGGTCCACGAGGAGGTCCCGGCGCGTGCGCTGATGGCCGCCTACCGCCTCCCGCACGACGGCACCCGCGCCTGTGACGCGGCCGACCTGGCGCTCACCGTGCTCGGCGGCGGCGAGTCCTCCCGGCTGCACAACCGCCTGGTCCGCCGCGACCGTACGGCGGTGGCGGCGGGCTTCGGGCTGCTGCGGCTCGCCGGGGCGCCCTCGCTGGGCTGGCTGGACGTGAAGACGTCCGGCGGGGTCGAGGTGGAGACGATCGAGGCCGCAGTCGACGAGGAGCTGGCCCGGTTCGCCGAGGAAGGCCCCAGCCCCGAGGAAATGGAGCGCGCCCAGGCGCAGTTGGAGCGCGAGTGGCTGGACCGGCTGGGGACGGTCGCGGGCCGCGCCGATGAACTGTGCCGCTACGCGGTCCTGTTCGGCGACCCGCAGCTCGCCCTGAGCGCCGTGGGACGCGTCCTGGACATCACCGCGGAGGAGGTGCGCGCGGCGGCCCGGGCGGCCCTGCGCCCCGACAACCGGGCGGTGCTGGTCTACGAGCCCATCGAGCCGGCCGAGGATGCCGACGAGGCCACCGACGCGCCCGAGGGGGCGGACAAGTGA
- a CDS encoding LacI family DNA-binding transcriptional regulator, with protein sequence MTRRLAQVAQKVGVSEATVSRVLNGKPGVSDATRQAVLSALDVLGYERPTQLRGERARLVGLVLPELQNPIFPAFAEVVGGALAQQGLTPVLCTQTKGGVSEADYVELLLQQQVSGVVFAGGLYHQEDAPHDHYKVLADRKIPVVLINAAIDRLGFPGVSCDDSVAVEQAWRHLVSLGHERIGLVLGPSDHVPSQRKLAAARVLAEETGTSIPDEWVARAMFSLEGGQAAAMRLLERGVTGIICASDPLALGAVRAARRRGLSVPGDVSVVGYDDSAFMNCTEPPLTTVRQPIEAMGRAAVELLSVQIGGRTVPSDELLFEPELVVRGSTAQPPRENSL encoded by the coding sequence ATGACGCGACGACTTGCTCAAGTGGCCCAGAAGGTGGGAGTCAGCGAGGCGACGGTCAGCCGGGTGCTGAACGGCAAGCCGGGCGTCTCCGACGCCACCCGGCAGGCCGTCCTCTCCGCGCTGGACGTCCTCGGCTACGAGCGGCCCACCCAGTTGCGCGGCGAGCGGGCCCGGCTGGTCGGCCTCGTCCTGCCCGAGCTTCAGAACCCGATCTTCCCGGCCTTCGCCGAAGTGGTCGGCGGCGCACTCGCCCAGCAGGGGCTCACCCCGGTGCTCTGCACGCAGACCAAGGGCGGCGTCTCGGAGGCCGACTACGTCGAACTCCTCCTCCAGCAGCAGGTCTCCGGCGTGGTCTTCGCGGGCGGCCTCTACCACCAGGAGGACGCCCCGCACGACCACTACAAGGTGCTCGCCGACCGCAAGATCCCCGTCGTCCTGATCAACGCGGCCATCGACCGGCTCGGCTTCCCGGGCGTCTCCTGCGACGACTCGGTCGCCGTCGAACAGGCCTGGCGCCACCTCGTCTCGCTCGGCCACGAGCGCATCGGCCTCGTCCTCGGCCCCTCCGACCATGTGCCCTCGCAGCGCAAGCTCGCCGCCGCCCGGGTGCTCGCCGAGGAGACCGGCACATCCATCCCCGACGAGTGGGTGGCGCGGGCGATGTTCTCGCTGGAGGGCGGGCAGGCCGCCGCCATGCGGCTGCTGGAGCGGGGCGTCACCGGCATCATCTGCGCCAGCGACCCGCTGGCCCTGGGCGCGGTCCGGGCCGCCCGCCGCCGGGGGCTCTCGGTCCCCGGCGACGTCTCGGTCGTGGGCTACGACGACTCGGCGTTCATGAACTGCACCGAGCCCCCGCTGACCACCGTCCGCCAGCCCATCGAGGCCATGGGGCGCGCGGCCGTGGAGCTGCTCTCGGTGCAGATCGGCGGGCGGACCGTCCCCTCGGACGAGCTGCTCTTCGAGCCCGAACTCGTGGTGCGCGGATCCACCGCCCAGCCGCCGCGCGAGAATTCCCTCTGA
- a CDS encoding GTP-binding protein, with the protein MTPPRTQQIPVVVLAGFLGSGKTTLLNHLLRNREGTRIGVIVNDFGAIEIDAMTVAGQVGSTVSLGNGCLCCVVDASELDTFLETLTRPSAGLDLIVIEASGLAEPQELVRMLLASENPHILYGGLVEVVDAAEFDGTRERHPEIDRHLAVADLVVLNKTDRVGEAEQERLRAAVAELSRPAAVISAVHGRIDPELLFDPALRPDGEEKVRQLTFEDLLREEEGDGDHGDHLHAAYESVDFTSDVPMDPRRFIAFLDSRPEGLYRIKGFADFGAGDRDNKYALHAVGRFLRFVPQPWARGEERLTQLVMIGAGIDAEALRAGLTACRAEPGPAAPDTERAMWGVLRYVQQEPEPEDVREGAAAEA; encoded by the coding sequence TTGACCCCGCCCCGCACCCAGCAGATCCCGGTCGTCGTCTTGGCGGGCTTTCTCGGCTCCGGCAAGACCACGCTCCTGAACCACCTCCTCCGCAACCGCGAGGGCACCCGGATCGGCGTGATCGTCAACGACTTCGGGGCCATCGAGATCGACGCCATGACCGTCGCGGGGCAGGTCGGGTCGACGGTCTCCCTGGGCAACGGCTGCCTGTGCTGCGTGGTCGACGCGAGCGAACTCGACACCTTCCTGGAGACGCTCACCCGCCCCTCCGCCGGGCTGGACCTGATCGTCATCGAGGCGAGCGGCCTCGCCGAACCCCAGGAGCTCGTACGGATGCTGCTGGCCAGCGAGAACCCGCACATCCTGTACGGGGGTCTGGTCGAGGTCGTCGACGCCGCCGAGTTCGACGGGACCCGCGAGCGCCACCCGGAGATCGACCGCCATCTCGCCGTCGCGGACCTCGTCGTCCTGAACAAGACCGACCGGGTGGGGGAGGCGGAGCAGGAGCGGCTGCGCGCGGCGGTCGCGGAGCTGAGCCGGCCCGCCGCCGTGATCTCCGCCGTGCACGGCCGGATCGACCCCGAGCTGCTCTTCGATCCCGCGCTGCGGCCGGACGGTGAGGAGAAGGTCCGTCAGCTGACCTTCGAGGACCTGCTGCGGGAGGAGGAGGGCGACGGCGACCATGGGGACCATCTGCACGCGGCGTACGAGAGCGTCGACTTCACCTCGGACGTCCCCATGGACCCGCGCCGCTTCATCGCGTTCCTCGACTCGCGGCCCGAAGGCCTCTACCGGATCAAGGGGTTCGCGGACTTCGGCGCGGGGGACCGGGACAACAAGTACGCGCTGCACGCGGTCGGCCGGTTCCTGCGTTTCGTGCCGCAGCCGTGGGCGCGGGGCGAAGAGCGGCTCACCCAGCTCGTCATGATCGGCGCCGGGATCGACGCCGAGGCGCTGCGGGCCGGGCTGACCGCCTGCCGGGCCGAGCCCGGTCCCGCCGCCCCGGACACCGAACGCGCCATGTGGGGCGTGCTCCGGTACGTACAGCAGGAGCCGGAGCCCGAGGACGTACGAGAAGGAGCGGCCGCGGAGGCGTAA